Proteins encoded within one genomic window of Thalassophryne amazonica chromosome 23, fThaAma1.1, whole genome shotgun sequence:
- the drap1 gene encoding dr1-associated corepressor isoform X1 yields MPSKKKKYNARFPPKLKLLFFQARIKKIMQTDEEIGKVAAAVPVIISRALELFLESLLTKACQVTQSRNAKTMTTSHLKQCIELEQQFDFLKDLVATVPDMQGEGDENHTEGGGEKVSRRGRKPGSGRKNGGAGSKGKDKKLSGTESEQEDDSEDTETDVDEEDTSQSSTNLQAASKFHSPNASLQYVPMGNMVSTGSTASAQPRTGLTFTPHPSRISVAPPPPAASVALKREDDDEDYDS; encoded by the exons ATGCCCAGTAAAAAGAAGAAATACAACGCCAGGTTTCCTCCG aaaCTCAAGTTGTTGTTCTTCCAGGCCAGGATCAAGAAGATTATGCAGACTGACGAAGAAATAGGCAAAGTGGCTGCTGCAGTACCGGTCATTATTT CGAGGGCCCTGGAGCTTTTCCTGGAGTCGCTGCTAACGAAGGCCTGTCAGGTCACCCAGTCCAGAAATGCAAAGACAATGACGACGTCACACCT AAAGCAGTGCATTGAGCTCGAGCAACAGTTTGATTTCCTAAAGGACCTGGTGGCAACGGTGCCAGACATGCAGGGCGAAGGGGACGAGAACCACACCGAAGGGGGAGGAGAAAAAGTTTCCCGCAG AGGTCGAAAGCCAGGTTCGGGTCGCAAGAATGGCGGAGCGGGCTCCAAAGGCAAAGACAAGAAGCTGTCGGGCACCGAGTCGGAGCAAGAG GACGACTCTGAAGACACGGAGACGGACGTAGACGAGGAGGACACCTCTCAGTCGAGCAcaaacctgcaggctgcatccaAATtccacag CCCAAACGCGTCTCTGCAGTACGTGCCCATGGGCAACATGGTCTCAACGGGCAGCACGGCCTCCGCACAGCCCCGCACTGGCCTGACCTTCACCCCCCACCCCTCCAGGATAAGCGTCGCACCGCCACCACCCGCAGCCTCGGTGGCGCTGAAACGCGAGGACGACGATGAGGACTATGACTCTTAG
- the c23h11orf68 gene encoding UPF0696 protein C11orf68 homolog, which translates to MEEEEAPGDGEVENPDPCSAEFYAAEAMAADMDPWIVFDSRRTPRSEFEGWLESNRPSRVHRFGDEESGVRPVGWIAVFGPSFCPDIGDVTGLQESWERLLASGRPVSFQTVKELALNHGVLSGKWLMHLDSGFKLDHAWECVARATLDGKISSVKVSTYDPKAQGKQVICIYNNNFTDESEVVKLDSVIRATGVKCPLSYKPDVYTYLGIYRNNRWKLCPTIYESKFNLECVPRRSHITNKVTSMEMT; encoded by the coding sequence ATGGAGGAGGAAGAGGCCCCCGGAGATGGCGAGGTGGAGAACCCCGACCCCTGTTCTGCAGAGTTCTACGCTGCCGAGGCCATGGCTGCCGACATGGACCCCTGGATTGTTTTTGACTCCCGAAGGACTCCAAGATCAGAGTTTGAAGGTTGGCTTGAGAGCAACAGACCCTCACGGGTACACAGGTTTGGCGACGAGGAGAGCGGTGTACGCCCTGTGGGGTGGATCGCCGTATTCGGACCCAGCTTCTGCCCCGACATAGGGGACGTCACAGGTCTTCAGGAGAGCTGGGAGAGACTGCTGGCCAGTGGCCGACCTGTAAGCTTCCAGACGGTGAAGGAACTGGCACTCAATCATGGAGTGCTCTCAGGCAAGTGGTTGATGCACTTGGACTCTGGTTTCAAGCTGGACCACGCTTGGGAGTGTGTAGCCAGAGCAACTCTGGACGGGAAGATCTCCTCTGTTAAAGTCAGTACCTATGATCCAAAGGCACAGGGAAAGCAGGTCATTTGCATCTACAACAACAACTTCACTGACGAGAGCGAGGTTGTGAAGTTGGACTCGGTCATCCGTGCCACGGGGGTCAAATGCCCGCTGTCCTACAAGCCGGACGTGTACACTTACCTGGGAATCTATCGAAATAACCGCTGGAAGCTTTGCCCAACCATCTACGAGAGCAAGTTCAACCTGGAGTGTGTTCCCAGACGTTCCCacattaccaacaaagtcaccagTATGGAAATGACATAA
- the drap1 gene encoding dr1-associated corepressor isoform X2 translates to MPSKKKKYNARFPPARIKKIMQTDEEIGKVAAAVPVIISRALELFLESLLTKACQVTQSRNAKTMTTSHLKQCIELEQQFDFLKDLVATVPDMQGEGDENHTEGGGEKVSRRGRKPGSGRKNGGAGSKGKDKKLSGTESEQEDDSEDTETDVDEEDTSQSSTNLQAASKFHSPNASLQYVPMGNMVSTGSTASAQPRTGLTFTPHPSRISVAPPPPAASVALKREDDDEDYDS, encoded by the exons ATGCCCAGTAAAAAGAAGAAATACAACGCCAGGTTTCCTCCG GCCAGGATCAAGAAGATTATGCAGACTGACGAAGAAATAGGCAAAGTGGCTGCTGCAGTACCGGTCATTATTT CGAGGGCCCTGGAGCTTTTCCTGGAGTCGCTGCTAACGAAGGCCTGTCAGGTCACCCAGTCCAGAAATGCAAAGACAATGACGACGTCACACCT AAAGCAGTGCATTGAGCTCGAGCAACAGTTTGATTTCCTAAAGGACCTGGTGGCAACGGTGCCAGACATGCAGGGCGAAGGGGACGAGAACCACACCGAAGGGGGAGGAGAAAAAGTTTCCCGCAG AGGTCGAAAGCCAGGTTCGGGTCGCAAGAATGGCGGAGCGGGCTCCAAAGGCAAAGACAAGAAGCTGTCGGGCACCGAGTCGGAGCAAGAG GACGACTCTGAAGACACGGAGACGGACGTAGACGAGGAGGACACCTCTCAGTCGAGCAcaaacctgcaggctgcatccaAATtccacag CCCAAACGCGTCTCTGCAGTACGTGCCCATGGGCAACATGGTCTCAACGGGCAGCACGGCCTCCGCACAGCCCCGCACTGGCCTGACCTTCACCCCCCACCCCTCCAGGATAAGCGTCGCACCGCCACCACCCGCAGCCTCGGTGGCGCTGAAACGCGAGGACGACGATGAGGACTATGACTCTTAG